From the genome of Pygocentrus nattereri isolate fPygNat1 chromosome 25, fPygNat1.pri, whole genome shotgun sequence, one region includes:
- the adra2a gene encoding alpha-2A adrenergic receptor, with product MGCVNMTNATEGGGASPSMQATLVVLVVLLILLTVSGNVLVVIAVFTSRALKAPQNLFLVSLASADILVATLVIPFSLANELMGYWYFGPVWCEIYLALDVLFCTASIAHLCAISLDRYWSITRAVEYNLKRTPRRIKCVILVVWVIAAVISFPPLITMEKEGEHQERPLCKINEDKWYIISSSIGSFFLPCIIMVLVYIRIYQIAKSRTRAPPGDRRRKDDDKKENGHCHERLNGDAAEGNGKDDRGDMNAVDVEESSSSDHKVTNPCSSKKKRAKGKTKLSQIKPGDDVNKRDNASRGAKSSRWKGRQNREKRFTFVLAVVIGVFMVCWFPFFFTYTLIALCSSCCVPTTLFKFFFWFGYCNSSLNPIIYTIFNNDFRRAFKKILCQGDSRRVA from the coding sequence ATGGGGTGTGTCAACATGACCAACGCAACAGAGGGCGGCGGGGCATCACCCTCAATGCAGGCGACACTGGTTGTGCTTGTggtcctcctcatcctcctgaCTGTGTCTGGCAACGTGCTGGTGGTGATTGCTGTGTTCACCAGCAGGGCCCTGAAGGCTCCCCAGAACCTGTTCCTGGTGTCCTTGGCATCAGCTGACATCCTGGTGGCCACTCTGGTCATACCATTCTCCCTAGCCAATGAGTTGATGGGCTACTGGTACTTTGGGCCGGTGTGGTGCGAGATCTACCTGGCGCTGGACGTGCTCTTCTGTACTGCCTCCATTGCCCACTTGTGCGCCATCAGCCTGGACCGCTACTGGTCAATCACACGGGCTGTAGAGTACAACCTGAAGCGCACACCACGACGCATCAAGTGCGTCATCCTGGTCGTGTGGGTCATTGCCGCCGTCATCTCCTTCCCGCCCCTCATCACCATGGAGAAGGAGGGTGAGCACCAGGAGCGCCCCCTCTGTAAGATCAACGAGGACAAGTGGTACATCATCTCATCCAGCATCGGCTCCTTCTTCCTGCCCTGCATCATCATGGTACTTGTTTACATCCGCATCTACCAGATTGCCAAGAGCAGGACCAGGGCACCACCTGGTGACCGTAGGAGGAAAGATGATGACAAGAAAGAGAACGGCCACTGCCATGAAAGGCTCAACGGTGACGCTGCTGAAGGCAACGGCAAGGATGACAGAGGTGACATGAACGCAGTCGACGTGGAGGAGTCGTCCTCGTCCGACCACAAAGTGACCAACCCCTGCTCCAGCAAGAAGAAGCGGGCCAAGGGGAAGACCAAGCTGAGCCAGATCAAGCCTGGAGACGATGTAAACAAGAGGGACAATGCGAGCCGGGGTGCCAAGAGCAGCCGCTGGAAGGGCCGGCAGAACCGTGAGAAGCGCTTCACCTTCGTGCTTGCTGTAGTCATTGGTGTTTTCATGGTCTGCTGGTTTCCTTTCTTCTTCACATATACGCTGATCGCACTCTGTTCCTCCTGCTGTGTGCCCACAACACTCTTCAAGTTCTTCTTCTGGTTTGGTTACTGCAACAGCTCGCTGAACCCCATCATTTACACTATCTTCAACAATGACTTTCGGAGGGCCTTTAAGAAGATCCTCTGCCAAGGGGACAGTAGGAGGGTTGCTTGA